The following are encoded in a window of Roseimaritima ulvae genomic DNA:
- a CDS encoding sulfatase-like hydrolase/transferase, whose product MRLAFVILLVLVNALAGAVASAADRPNVVMIISDDQTYCDFGFMGHPLVRTPHLDRLAAESARYPNGYVPSSVCRPSLVTLLTGLYPHQHGVHFNHPPPGFAKLTKSPEIDKQRYDELRNDASQRIGLVPTLPRLLAERGYRCLQTGKYWEGHWRNAGFTEGMTIAEPTQTQHGLGNKRLANGDIVAHGNGDRGLTIGRKTMQPIFDFIGDCQQKDDPFLVWYAPFLPHLPHDAPERFRKLYESDPHVPRHAIPYYATCTWFDATVGQLIAHIEKSGLAENTVFVFVVDNGFTPDPQKPMADGDFNYTKTSKRSPFDEGLRTPILIRWDGHTEVAEHVNPCSSVDIVPTVLDALGIEDVDGKFPGRSLWPSAVGAELLRAEPVFGAIYPGDATSLGHPERDVAYRWIRSGRFKLIVPHGKSSGKPWGNYLDQPTLFDVVSDPHEQTDLADREHHADTLRHLKQQLDQWWTPTDAPGAK is encoded by the coding sequence ATGAGATTGGCGTTTGTTATATTGCTGGTGCTGGTAAATGCTCTGGCTGGCGCGGTGGCAAGTGCTGCTGACCGTCCCAACGTAGTGATGATTATTTCGGATGATCAGACCTATTGCGACTTTGGGTTCATGGGGCATCCGCTGGTTCGCACGCCTCATCTGGATCGGTTGGCGGCGGAGTCGGCGCGGTACCCGAACGGCTATGTGCCCAGTAGCGTCTGCCGGCCCTCTTTGGTGACGCTGCTGACGGGACTCTATCCGCATCAGCACGGCGTGCATTTCAACCACCCTCCGCCCGGCTTCGCCAAGCTGACGAAATCCCCGGAGATCGATAAACAGCGGTACGACGAACTCCGAAACGATGCTTCCCAACGGATCGGCTTGGTGCCGACGTTGCCGCGTCTGTTGGCGGAACGCGGGTATCGCTGTTTGCAAACCGGCAAGTACTGGGAAGGGCATTGGCGGAATGCGGGGTTCACCGAAGGCATGACGATCGCTGAACCCACGCAAACCCAGCATGGGCTAGGCAACAAACGCTTGGCCAATGGCGACATCGTGGCTCATGGAAACGGCGATCGCGGACTGACGATCGGTCGCAAGACGATGCAGCCGATCTTCGATTTCATCGGCGACTGCCAACAGAAAGACGATCCCTTCTTGGTTTGGTACGCGCCTTTTCTGCCGCACCTGCCGCACGATGCTCCCGAACGATTTCGAAAGCTCTACGAATCCGACCCCCACGTTCCCCGGCATGCGATCCCGTACTACGCCACGTGCACGTGGTTTGATGCCACGGTCGGGCAACTCATCGCGCACATCGAGAAATCGGGCTTGGCCGAAAATACCGTCTTTGTGTTCGTTGTCGACAATGGATTTACGCCCGATCCCCAAAAGCCGATGGCCGATGGCGATTTTAACTACACCAAGACCAGCAAACGGTCGCCCTTCGACGAGGGGTTGCGGACGCCGATTTTGATCCGCTGGGATGGGCACACCGAGGTCGCCGAGCATGTCAATCCGTGCAGCAGCGTCGACATCGTGCCAACGGTGTTGGACGCATTGGGCATCGAGGACGTGGATGGAAAATTCCCCGGTCGGAGTCTGTGGCCCTCGGCAGTTGGCGCAGAGTTGCTACGTGCCGAGCCTGTGTTCGGCGCGATCTACCCCGGCGATGCGACTTCGCTGGGGCATCCTGAACGAGATGTGGCATACCGCTGGATCCGCAGCGGCCGCTTCAAGCTGATCGTGCCCCATGGAAAATCCAGTGGGAAGCCTTGGGGCAATTACCTGGACCAGCCCACCTTGTTCGATGTCGTCTCCGATCCACATGAGCAGACGGATCTCGCGGACCGTGAACACCATGCAGACACACTCCGGCACCTGAAGCAGCAACTCGATCAATGGTGGACACCAACCGACGCACCCGGTGCCAAGTAG
- a CDS encoding ATP-binding protein — protein MNEQKQVLVAGDVFSDWLLFEKEVESQDRFSKDTAAYPAWKNERQIFIPAVHGGAWIVDRFLRMMLNPDQAMQVRCYKRFSHDRLRSGDSRHVIHQFTDLKEYESIPAEGGSLKTYRAVAGSYRFSGPVNASAQLHPILLPATSEGGCLSTTPPGDSLPDDVARLTEDSTYLRHVQSLQDSAVQFDGTAGVRTIVLYDRGNGFADYKNKYMHYEHCDDTEPETEEDSPVSQSAGALSQDPIEGWKYLFLHGTPEEIRARHKSGDQQRIADISHVFVSVKNIPDPRSWNAKHDSSGCGHKIIDFMIENDLLSESTIVLDANDLRASGAHITRGASWERTATDTLRLFQNHPFLLRLLGAHKIVIRFGISGAIVRQHSGNLNNSWIIYDPATSEQGFADASRFGTMYPMDAVLLSTLTAEHVNNWTAPKDAGNPSSKRCITTVKKGLSRCRTFYQHGWNPKATTRDSIEKWDQDHQNLPKYDPLERMKNQRATVLGSYSYEDWDDRRTQLQFEIYINDEYEFGQLINSGRLSLAICKSVAEELFCERVSRLLKHVLSTADLPQDTFSIGTDVFDGRTAKVPATITIQFSCDAIDAITKVTKLVEEKLIRGGFCFKEHSRGDDRKRWRSEEHLSHAVKCLVMQEHEFVSQQIHHRLFAPVTFMENEIDMFSSSELDSGSGEDWAILPADNSRLYSISRELVVRGFGGLTEIGIERFPIAQFGTLTVVDRNEIENYRDLNQLVRNYLKRPSPERPLCSAVFGPPGSGKSFGVKQLAQSAGINGADILEYNLSQFERKEDLERAFINVRNACSPSRTPLVFFDEFDSSLGKESLGWLKMFLSVMQDGTFSLNGDIMQLGKSILIFAGGTSETFGDFIALASEGGESAKYFRAVKGPDFVSRLRGYIDIASINPSDALQRENSVHYLRRAAIVRSIIKREYPGLLDGAGVASIDEGVLNAILKVSCYTHGARSLSALFDMSNLVGKKRFDRSQLPSENQLAMHLEHTQRHDGVKEFFRLVNEA, from the coding sequence ATGAATGAGCAAAAACAAGTCCTTGTCGCGGGCGACGTATTTTCGGATTGGCTACTTTTTGAAAAGGAAGTCGAGTCGCAGGATCGGTTTTCCAAAGACACCGCAGCGTATCCTGCATGGAAAAACGAACGACAAATTTTCATTCCTGCAGTACACGGAGGCGCATGGATTGTGGATCGTTTTCTCCGGATGATGCTGAATCCAGATCAAGCGATGCAGGTCCGTTGCTACAAGAGATTTTCTCATGATCGGCTGAGATCAGGAGATTCAAGGCATGTAATTCACCAATTCACCGACCTGAAAGAATACGAATCGATACCTGCTGAAGGTGGCTCACTAAAGACCTACCGTGCGGTCGCGGGCTCATACCGATTTTCAGGGCCCGTGAATGCAAGTGCACAACTACACCCAATACTCCTTCCTGCAACTTCTGAGGGAGGGTGTCTATCAACGACACCACCGGGAGACTCCCTGCCTGATGACGTGGCTCGACTCACAGAAGATTCTACGTATTTACGACACGTACAAAGCCTACAGGATTCTGCGGTGCAATTTGATGGCACTGCAGGCGTCCGCACGATCGTTCTTTACGACCGTGGAAACGGGTTCGCCGACTACAAAAACAAATACATGCATTACGAACATTGCGATGACACCGAACCTGAAACTGAGGAGGATTCACCGGTCTCGCAATCAGCAGGTGCGTTGAGTCAAGATCCGATCGAAGGATGGAAATACTTATTTCTCCACGGAACGCCTGAAGAAATTCGGGCAAGACATAAGAGCGGTGACCAACAGCGTATCGCGGATATCTCGCACGTTTTCGTATCAGTGAAAAACATTCCTGATCCGAGATCGTGGAATGCGAAACATGATTCCAGTGGATGTGGTCACAAGATAATTGACTTTATGATCGAGAATGATCTCTTGTCGGAAAGTACGATTGTTTTAGATGCAAATGACCTACGAGCCAGCGGAGCGCACATAACTCGAGGAGCCTCATGGGAACGCACTGCAACCGACACCCTTCGACTGTTTCAGAACCATCCATTTCTACTTCGTTTGCTTGGTGCTCATAAAATTGTCATTCGATTTGGTATTTCTGGTGCAATCGTGCGACAGCATTCGGGAAATTTGAACAACTCGTGGATTATCTATGACCCTGCTACGAGCGAACAAGGATTTGCGGACGCAAGTCGATTTGGAACCATGTATCCCATGGACGCGGTCCTTCTCTCAACGTTAACAGCGGAACATGTAAATAATTGGACCGCCCCAAAGGACGCCGGCAATCCCTCCTCGAAACGTTGCATCACGACCGTCAAGAAAGGCCTCAGTCGGTGCAGGACGTTCTATCAGCACGGCTGGAATCCGAAAGCGACCACGCGAGATAGTATCGAGAAGTGGGACCAAGATCATCAAAACTTGCCCAAATATGATCCTCTTGAGCGAATGAAAAATCAGCGAGCAACAGTTTTGGGATCGTATTCTTACGAAGACTGGGATGATAGAAGGACGCAGCTTCAGTTTGAAATATATATAAATGACGAATACGAATTCGGCCAACTAATCAACTCAGGCAGGCTCAGTCTCGCCATTTGCAAGAGTGTTGCAGAAGAACTTTTTTGCGAACGCGTCTCCCGATTGTTGAAGCATGTTCTTTCTACTGCTGACTTGCCGCAGGACACCTTCTCAATAGGAACCGATGTGTTTGACGGACGGACGGCCAAAGTGCCTGCGACGATCACAATTCAGTTCTCATGCGATGCGATTGATGCGATAACGAAGGTCACTAAGCTCGTTGAGGAAAAGCTAATAAGGGGTGGGTTCTGCTTTAAGGAACATTCGCGAGGTGACGATCGGAAACGCTGGCGCAGTGAAGAGCATCTCAGTCATGCTGTCAAATGCCTTGTGATGCAGGAGCACGAATTTGTATCGCAGCAGATTCACCATCGTTTGTTTGCACCAGTGACGTTCATGGAGAACGAGATCGATATGTTCTCAAGTAGCGAGTTGGACAGTGGCTCCGGAGAGGACTGGGCAATCTTGCCAGCCGACAACAGTCGCCTGTACTCTATTTCTCGCGAGCTCGTCGTGCGCGGATTCGGCGGACTTACCGAAATAGGCATTGAGAGATTTCCAATCGCGCAATTTGGTACACTTACGGTGGTAGATCGAAACGAGATTGAGAATTATCGCGACCTAAACCAACTGGTAAGAAACTATTTAAAGCGCCCAAGTCCAGAACGTCCGCTTTGCTCTGCCGTATTTGGACCTCCCGGTTCTGGCAAGTCGTTTGGTGTAAAGCAGCTGGCGCAAAGCGCCGGGATCAACGGTGCGGACATTTTGGAGTACAACTTGTCTCAGTTTGAACGTAAGGAGGACTTGGAGCGAGCCTTTATAAACGTGCGCAACGCTTGCTCTCCGAGCAGGACTCCGCTGGTCTTTTTTGACGAGTTCGATTCTTCGCTCGGGAAAGAATCGCTTGGCTGGTTGAAAATGTTTTTGAGTGTGATGCAAGATGGAACCTTTTCGCTCAACGGCGACATCATGCAACTTGGAAAGTCGATTCTAATTTTTGCAGGTGGAACGAGCGAGACGTTCGGTGATTTTATAGCTCTCGCGAGCGAAGGAGGCGAGTCGGCAAAATATTTTCGCGCCGTTAAGGGACCGGACTTCGTTAGCCGTCTTCGTGGTTACATTGATATTGCGAGCATCAATCCATCGGATGCCCTTCAGAGAGAAAATAGTGTGCATTACCTGAGGCGAGCAGCAATTGTGCGATCCATAATCAAGCGGGAGTATCCAGGCTTACTTGATGGGGCAGGCGTCGCCAGTATCGACGAAGGTGTCTTGAACGCGATTCTGAAAGTTTCATGCTACACCCACGGAGCACGCTCACTTTCGGCACTTTTTGACATGAGCAATCTAGTTGGTAAAAAGCGTTTTGATCGTTCACAGCTACCCTCTGAGAATCAATTGGCTATGCATTTAGAACACACCCAACGACATGACGGTGTCAAGGAGTTTTTTCGACTTGTTAACGAGGCTTGA
- a CDS encoding proprotein convertase P-domain-containing protein, translating to MGLLLFGLHLFGLLPASPAVAQSGLRESLERLDRNDNGTIEPEEITPLSRPYLERIGRAKKLSLNRPNEVEEWQEAARLYHALNNGVSGRRVVPELESSVKSFGPDPDRPLVPEFGLPEVKYPYIQDDLDEAEQTLRRYDRNRDGFIDRAEARRAKWTHRDPFTEDYDGDNRLSRMELGQRYARRRLLDDAADELIQKRRRTGSEVRPSENRADGRDDRRWWRDRSNRYVLTAMVLGRFDSNRNGRLEADETRDIGVPVARIDTDRDGELSRDELHDFLTEMQEAAGDAAEGLPDWFFEQDTNQDKQIAMSEFATVWTEEKVAEFAMLDRNGDGLLTAAEAMMSNAVAGGTFRNDNAEVLPPRRTIISEIVVEDNFRIADLNVQLSITHSHVSMLDAYLIGPDGQRIELFTNVGGTDDHFDGTIFDDQATYPITRAKPPFKGSFLPEGRLKNQPSLTHFNEQNIQGVWQLIISGSRNERFGMLHSWALIAKPMEEFEAEQEYEAEADAADENAAELPDAG from the coding sequence GTGGGTCTGCTTCTGTTCGGCCTGCATCTGTTCGGGCTGCTACCGGCTTCCCCGGCGGTCGCTCAGTCCGGACTGCGGGAATCGCTAGAGCGTCTCGATCGCAATGACAACGGGACCATTGAACCCGAAGAAATCACTCCGCTGTCACGGCCTTACCTGGAACGCATCGGCCGCGCGAAAAAACTTTCGCTGAATCGTCCCAACGAGGTCGAAGAGTGGCAGGAAGCTGCCCGGTTGTACCACGCCCTCAACAACGGCGTCTCGGGCCGTCGCGTGGTGCCCGAACTGGAATCCAGCGTGAAGTCGTTTGGGCCGGATCCGGATCGGCCGCTGGTGCCGGAATTTGGATTGCCGGAAGTCAAATACCCTTACATTCAGGACGATCTGGACGAAGCAGAACAAACGCTGCGGCGATACGATCGTAACCGCGACGGCTTTATCGACCGAGCTGAAGCGCGGCGAGCCAAATGGACGCATCGTGATCCCTTTACCGAAGATTACGACGGCGACAACCGCCTGAGCCGCATGGAACTAGGCCAACGCTACGCCCGCCGACGGTTGCTCGACGACGCCGCCGACGAACTGATTCAAAAGCGACGACGCACCGGCAGTGAAGTGCGGCCTTCGGAAAACAGAGCCGACGGGCGGGACGATCGTCGCTGGTGGCGTGACCGCAGCAATCGGTATGTGTTGACCGCGATGGTGCTGGGACGCTTTGATTCCAACCGCAACGGACGGTTAGAAGCCGACGAAACACGGGACATCGGCGTTCCGGTGGCCCGCATCGACACCGACCGCGACGGCGAACTGTCTCGCGATGAACTTCACGATTTTTTAACCGAAATGCAAGAGGCCGCCGGAGACGCCGCGGAAGGCTTGCCCGATTGGTTCTTTGAACAAGATACGAATCAAGACAAACAGATCGCGATGTCCGAGTTCGCCACCGTTTGGACCGAAGAGAAGGTCGCCGAGTTTGCGATGTTGGACCGCAACGGCGACGGCTTGTTAACGGCCGCCGAAGCGATGATGTCCAACGCCGTCGCCGGTGGCACGTTTCGCAATGACAACGCCGAAGTGCTGCCGCCACGGAGAACGATTATTTCGGAAATCGTTGTTGAAGATAATTTCCGTATCGCCGATTTGAATGTCCAGTTGTCGATCACGCACTCGCATGTTTCCATGTTGGACGCCTACCTGATCGGCCCCGACGGACAGCGGATCGAATTGTTTACCAATGTTGGCGGCACGGACGATCACTTCGACGGTACCATTTTCGACGACCAGGCGACGTACCCGATCACCCGAGCGAAACCGCCTTTCAAAGGATCCTTCCTGCCCGAAGGGCGACTAAAGAACCAGCCCAGCCTGACGCATTTCAACGAACAAAACATCCAAGGCGTCTGGCAACTGATCATCAGCGGCAGCCGCAACGAACGGTTCGGGATGCTGCATTCTTGGGCGTTGATCGCCAAACCGATGGAAGAATTCGAAGCCGAACAGGAATACGAAGCAGAAGCTGATGCCGCAGACGAGAACGCGGCCGAGCTGCCGGATGCGGGCTAA
- a CDS encoding secretin N-terminal domain-containing protein: MHLFPLRRRRTASVRSAVCLALSLGLTSLATAQAPAPTAQAPATTAPAAEQATRPAAEADQPQSSPPAAEVEPTADQEPGLVRFSFNGAPWRDVVQWIADEAGMALHVGSLPPGSFTYADPDAFTYEQAIDRINLFLLAENYTLVRSGKLLSVIDLGDQRSVQQLEVLAKLVTADNLDQAEPHDVVKCIFPLGDIEAEEAVAELSALSLMTTPSILSRTNQLLITDTVAKLRSVKAILDAFRPSQMDNGTVVKSFALQHVHAEDVLLVARPHLGLATGEMIGIDVSLSSDLQGEHIYVTGIEDKVKLIEGLITAIDQPQASQSADEAGRLLRSHTVEGGNLETVYNVLQTLLAEKQVRLSMDPAAGTVVALASPEVHEEIAQTVDQLRAADAAFEVIPLKTIDPYFAIRLLEQMLDLPDPLEDPEPGDDVAPKIDADPDNMRLFVRAKQHQIEQIKTIIAGLELNGAVDGKQDMRILPMQGPQTVQLLETAAKFWRAAHPIVLYPSIADAGSQVTERVVNGEPQSASDITPPESTDAFPGSTAPPRWLTENASPQAPPIRCQLTPRGLLLQSDDAEALDRFEEHLRAIAGPVDALPSPPVVFYLKHTKPDDALRMLGELLDGSEAVKSNPGGSLVNGLSGSGGFLSSMVTSNEGTTTMMSGAITIVADSRLNRLIAQGTTADIEQIEGYLQIIDKDSSITSIETYGTTHVIELLNTRADDVAEAIREAYPGRIAGEDDLSKLSKNGDPKAAAAVAAALAQSKGQGKSAQDGLKLLGKTSNNQEPKLSVAVHEPSNSLIVTAPQQLFEEVDALVQRLDARGEQSVEVVSAMNSAAFEAVQQVLLGETPTSRSSSSRSSSRTSSTRGSTRSRSTGNR; this comes from the coding sequence ATGCACTTATTTCCTCTCCGCCGACGGCGCACCGCCTCGGTTCGGTCTGCGGTATGCCTAGCCCTGTCGCTGGGTCTTACCTCGCTCGCTACCGCTCAGGCACCTGCACCTACCGCTCAAGCACCCGCGACCACCGCTCCCGCTGCGGAACAGGCCACGCGGCCTGCCGCGGAGGCCGACCAGCCGCAAAGCTCCCCACCGGCTGCCGAAGTGGAACCGACGGCAGACCAGGAACCGGGTCTGGTGCGGTTTTCCTTTAACGGCGCTCCCTGGCGCGACGTCGTGCAGTGGATTGCCGACGAAGCCGGGATGGCACTGCACGTGGGCTCCTTGCCACCGGGCAGTTTCACTTACGCCGATCCCGATGCCTTCACCTACGAACAGGCCATCGACCGCATCAACCTGTTCCTGCTGGCCGAGAACTATACGCTTGTCCGCAGCGGCAAATTGCTGTCCGTGATTGACCTGGGCGATCAACGCAGTGTCCAGCAACTGGAAGTGCTTGCCAAACTGGTCACGGCGGACAACCTGGATCAAGCCGAACCGCACGATGTGGTCAAATGCATCTTTCCGCTCGGCGACATCGAAGCCGAAGAAGCCGTTGCGGAACTATCTGCACTGAGCCTGATGACCACGCCGTCGATTTTGTCTCGCACAAATCAATTGCTGATCACCGACACGGTGGCAAAACTACGCAGCGTGAAAGCCATCTTGGATGCGTTCCGACCGTCGCAGATGGACAACGGCACCGTGGTCAAAAGCTTTGCCCTGCAACACGTGCACGCTGAAGACGTTTTGCTGGTGGCGCGGCCGCATTTGGGGCTGGCGACCGGCGAAATGATCGGCATCGACGTCAGCTTGTCGTCCGACCTGCAGGGCGAACACATCTACGTCACCGGGATCGAGGACAAAGTCAAGCTGATCGAAGGCTTGATCACGGCCATCGACCAACCGCAAGCCTCGCAGAGCGCCGACGAGGCCGGCCGACTGCTGCGTTCCCACACCGTCGAAGGCGGCAATCTGGAAACCGTCTACAACGTCTTGCAGACGCTGCTGGCCGAGAAGCAGGTGCGGCTGTCGATGGACCCCGCCGCCGGCACCGTCGTCGCCCTGGCTTCCCCAGAGGTGCACGAAGAGATCGCTCAAACGGTCGACCAGTTGCGGGCTGCCGATGCCGCCTTCGAAGTCATTCCACTGAAAACCATCGACCCGTATTTTGCCATCCGCCTGCTGGAACAAATGCTGGACCTGCCCGACCCGTTGGAAGACCCCGAACCGGGTGACGACGTGGCGCCCAAGATCGATGCGGACCCGGACAATATGCGGCTGTTCGTACGCGCCAAACAGCATCAAATCGAACAAATCAAAACCATCATCGCCGGGTTGGAATTAAACGGCGCGGTCGATGGCAAACAGGACATGCGGATCCTGCCGATGCAGGGCCCGCAGACGGTGCAACTGCTGGAAACGGCCGCCAAGTTCTGGCGGGCGGCGCATCCGATTGTGTTGTATCCCTCGATCGCCGACGCGGGTTCCCAAGTAACCGAACGGGTGGTCAACGGCGAACCGCAATCGGCCTCGGATATCACTCCGCCAGAATCCACCGATGCTTTTCCGGGATCCACCGCGCCGCCGCGCTGGCTGACCGAAAACGCCAGCCCCCAAGCACCCCCGATCCGCTGCCAGCTGACGCCCCGCGGACTGCTGCTGCAATCCGACGATGCCGAGGCGTTGGATCGTTTCGAAGAACACCTGCGAGCGATCGCCGGCCCGGTCGATGCTTTGCCCTCGCCGCCGGTGGTGTTTTATCTCAAACACACCAAACCCGATGATGCCCTGCGGATGCTGGGCGAATTGCTCGACGGCAGCGAAGCGGTGAAGTCGAATCCGGGTGGCTCGCTGGTCAACGGCCTGAGCGGCTCGGGCGGTTTCCTCAGCAGCATGGTGACGTCCAACGAAGGCACCACCACGATGATGTCCGGAGCGATTACGATCGTTGCCGACTCGCGACTCAACCGCTTGATCGCACAAGGCACCACCGCCGATATCGAACAAATCGAAGGCTACCTGCAGATCATCGACAAGGACAGCAGCATCACGTCGATTGAAACCTACGGCACGACGCACGTCATCGAACTGCTAAACACCCGAGCCGACGACGTCGCCGAAGCCATCCGCGAAGCCTACCCAGGCCGTATCGCCGGCGAAGACGATCTGTCGAAACTAAGCAAGAACGGAGATCCCAAAGCCGCCGCCGCGGTGGCCGCCGCGCTCGCTCAGAGCAAGGGGCAGGGCAAGTCCGCTCAGGATGGACTCAAACTGCTGGGCAAAACCTCCAACAACCAAGAACCCAAACTCAGCGTCGCGGTTCACGAACCGAGCAACTCGCTGATCGTGACCGCCCCCCAACAATTGTTCGAAGAAGTCGACGCGTTGGTGCAGCGACTGGACGCTCGCGGCGAGCAATCGGTGGAAGTGGTTTCGGCGATGAACAGCGCCGCCTTCGAAGCGGTGCAACAGGTCTTGCTGGGCGAAACGCCGACGTCTCGTTCGAGTTCCTCGCGCAGTTCTTCGCGGACGTCTTCGACTCGCGGTTCGACACGTTCACGCAGCACCGGCAACCGATAG